The genomic interval GTAATTGTGTATTATTACAATTCAGGTCTTTCATTGAAATCTCAAGAACTCACAGCTATGTTTCTAGCAGTAAGATTGTTCTGTAGTACTCTGATGGAAGGTGATATTCACACAATTCTGGATTTTACAACACTTGTTTCCACAATTTGGGTTATTTATATGATAAGATTTAAGTTGAAGTCAACATACATCAAGGAGCTAGACAACTTCCCCTTATATTATGTGGTACTTATTCACATTGTGATAATTTGaagagaaaaagaattaaaatatcTCAATATATGTGAATTGATAAtctttatagttaaattatattGCATAGTAATCACATTTTCTTTGTATAATCCTATGAGAAAAGGTTGTGCCTTCTGCAATACTCGCGGTGGCGATTCATCCTTCGACACGACATTTTCGCATTGCGCGAATTCTTTGGGCTCTTGGTGGCTACATGGAAGCTGTTTCAGTTCTACCTCAGCTTCACTTGATGAGAAATGCTAAGGTTTAAATCTCTGTTCAATTTTCAACCATGATAATAATGAACTTTCTTGGATCGAAAAAATCTCTTTATTTTTGGGGTGTTTGGTGTAAGAACTTGGTGGATTTTATTTGGGAGGAATTGAGATTTAATCATAAACCCTCCACTAAAATTATACTATATACAGATTTAGTTTTACATTCTCATTTCCAAGAACTAAAACCCCTGTATCAAACACCCCAATATAGTTATTGGCAGGCTCGGCCCTCTGCATAGGCCTGTGCCTAAGGCCCACCTAACCAGCGaacaaaaaatatacatattttggttatccttacaaaaaataaataagtaaataatataTACTCTTTTGGGTTCGTTTGATTGTGGTAATGAAAATGGAAATGAAtcaattttcattttcataGTATTGGAATGTAAATGATTTTTCACTAATTTTGGTGATTCATGttaaattttattcttattCTCGTTCTTATTCCTGTGTTTCCACGTATTCATTATGTTTTACACCAAATTAAGTTTTGTCTTTGTTTTTGGGGCAACTTGTTGCAGATGGTTGAGCCTTTTACAGCTCATTATGTATTTGCACTTGGTGTCTCGAGATTTTTCTCATGTGCTCACTGGATTCTTCAGGTTGGTTGGTTGGTTTATCTCCACATACATAGaatataatgataataataataagatataacaatttttttcaatttgattGGTACAGATTTATGAGACTGGAGGAGGGTACTTATACTTGGTTGGAAGTGGTTACTTTTGGTTCTTGGCAGCTTTTCTTGCAGAAATGGTTCAAACATTTATCTTGACTGACTTTTGTTACTATTATATGAAGAGGTAATAACTTAATAAGTCTCTTTTAAATTACCtactttttattatgttatcTCATCAAATTTGTTCAAAAATGTTAATACAATCTTTGCACCTTATGTTTTGAGTTTTGCAGTTTCATGCAAGGACAGCTTATAATGAAAATGCCAGTTTAGACACCAAAATCTCAAAAAACAATGTTTGGGAAACAATGTTTGTacattttcttttcctttcttatATCGAATTGAAAGTATGGAGTTGTTATGGCATTGCAACCAAATTGTTTTGTCCtgattttgttttctttcttgtttttaaatttttgtttcattttGTTATTTATGTCATTTTTTTGTGCTATATTCATTGTCTTGTTGAACTTAGAATGACCCAAATT from Cannabis sativa cultivar Pink pepper isolate KNU-18-1 chromosome 4, ASM2916894v1, whole genome shotgun sequence carries:
- the LOC115702407 gene encoding uncharacterized protein LOC115702407, giving the protein MGRKRSSPVNVLFGWLRKQNMKIKIFVGVTIGLFSLIALKFTVKNHNHFFVASEAVHVAGILVLIYKLTTQKTCSGLSLKSQELTAMFLAVRLFCSTLMEGDIHTILDFTTLVSTIWVIYMIRFKLKSTYIKELDNFPLYYVVVPSAILAVAIHPSTRHFRIARILWALGGYMEAVSVLPQLHLMRNAKMVEPFTAHYVFALGVSRFFSCAHWILQIYETGGGYLYLVGSGYFWFLAAFLAEMVQTFILTDFCYYYMKSFMQGQLIMKMPV